Proteins from a genomic interval of Diospyros lotus cultivar Yz01 chromosome 6, ASM1463336v1, whole genome shotgun sequence:
- the LOC127803840 gene encoding homeobox-leucine zipper protein ROC8-like isoform X1 encodes MILTFDYPSCALIDSVPFDRKKSPRLTFYRAPPVSRLTVSFAVHQAICSGSSHEVSLNSGNWRICFLFRPCKFNFQVPPVSWNEFFKECPHPDENQRRQLGRELGLEPKQIKFWFQNKRTQTKAQNERADNSSLRVENEKIHCENLAIGEALRNVLCPTCRGPPFGEEERQLNLQKLKIENSQLKKEYERVSQLVANYLGKSAEQIPSLSHSLNFQAEGFAVQGIQGSLSLNLGIGKSNSTMQYPLNASLDWEKSLMIETAISAMDELLRLLRVNEPLWIKSPMDGGYVLHRDSYDKLFPRSNQFKSSTAWIESSKDSGVVPMSGRHLLDMFLDAVHPDITCFKCIIFCTRNEFVCLIALFLQNKWVDIFPTIVTKARTIEVLDTRILGDQGGVLQLMYEQMHILSPLVVPREFYFLRYCQEVEPCMWVMVDISCDFFREDPRTSPPQSWKLPSGCMIEDKSNGCCEVTWVEHVEVDDQSQTHYLYRDLICGGSAFGAQRWIFTLQRMSERLACSTGSLSHELAGVIDMPEGRRSVMDLSHRMVKNFWGMLSMSGKLEFPHLGNGVHVSVRHSNEPDQPGGMIVSAASSLWLPLSCEILFNFFGNVKTRIQWDVVSDGKPVQEIVHVPCGTNPGNCISIIQPFFPTENSMLMLQESCIDPLGSLVVHAPIDLSAIKSAMHGEDSASIPILPSGFVISGDGRPDQGSMGTSSSSSIPRSGGSILTVAFQILVCDQDQVSLESVDTVTSLVTSTIQKMKAALNCSDV; translated from the exons ATGATTCTAACATTTGACTATCCAAGCTGTGCTTTGATCGATTCGGTGCCTTTTGATCGTAAAAAATCTCCACGACTGACGTTTTATAGGGCTCCTCCAGTCTCCAGATTAACGGTATCTTTTGCTGTGCAT CAGGCTATTTGTTCAGGGTCGTCACACGAAGTTTCTCTTAACTCTGGAAACTGGAGGATCTGTTTTCTGTTTCGGCCCTGCAAATTTAATTTTCAg GTGCCTCCGGTTAGTTGGAACGA GTTCTTCAAGGAATGTCCCCATCCCGATGAAAACCAGCGGCGTCAACTGGGTAGAGAACTGGGTCTTGAGCCTAAGCAGATAAAATTTTGGTTCCAAAACAAGAGGACTCAGACAAAG GCTCAGAATGAGAGAGCTGATAACAGCAGTCTGAGAGTGGAGAACGAGAAAATCCATTGTGAGAACCTTGCAATTGGTGAGGCTCTCAGAAATGTGCTGTGCCCAACTTGTCGGGGTCCCCCCtttggggaagaagaaagaCAGCTTAATCTTCAGAAGCTAAAGATAGAAAATTCCCAGTTAAAAAAAGAG TACGAGAGAGTATCCCAACTTGTTGCCAATTACCTAGGGAAGTCTGCTGAGCAAATTCCTTCATTATCACACTCGTTAAACTTTCAGGCTGAAGGATTTGCAGTTCAAGGGATACAGGGAAGTCTTTCTCTAAACCTTGGTATTGGAAAATCAAATTCCACCATGCAATACCCATTAAATGCAAGCCTTGATTGGGAAAAATCACTCATGATTGAGACTGCAATTAGTGCTATGGATGAATTGCTCAGGCTTTTGCGAGTTAATGAACCCTTGTGGATCAAGTCCCCAATGGATGGGGGATATGTACTTCATCGTGATAGCTATGACAAGCTTTTTCCTAGGTCTAATCAATTTAAAAGTTCTACAGCCTGGATAGAGTCATCGAAAGATTCGGGTGTGGTGCCAATGAGTGGAAGACACTTGCTTGACATGTTTCTGGATGCGGTTCACCCTGATATCACATgctttaaatgtataattttctgTACTAGAAATGAATTTGTGTGCCTAATTGCTTTGTTTCTGCAGAATAAATGGGTGGATATTTTCCCTACGATAGTTACAAAAGCAAGGACAATTGAAGTACTTGATACCAGAATTCTTGGAGATCAAGGTGGTGTTTTGCAGCTG ATGTATGAACAAATGCATATCTTGTCGCCTCTTGTGGTACCTCGAGAGTTCTACTTCCTCCGATATTGTCAAGAAGTAGAGCCATGCATGTGGGTTATGGTTGATATTTCATGTGATTTCTTCAGAGAGGACCCTCGTACATCTCCTCCCCAATCATGGAAGCTTCCTTCTGGTTGCATGATTGAAGATAAGTCCAATGGATGCTGTGAA GTGACATGGGTGGAACATGTAGAAGTGGATGATCAATCTCAAACCCATTACCTGTATAGAGATTTAATATGTGGGGGATCAGCATTTGGAGCTCAACGATGGATTTTTACTCTTCAGAGGATGTCTGAGAGATTGGCATGCTCAACAGGGTCACTTAGTCATGAACTTGCAGGGG TGATTGATATGCCTGAAGGAAGGAGAAGCGTAATGGATCTTTCCCACAGAATGGTCAAGAATTTTTGGGGAATGTTGAGCATGTCAGGTAAACTAGAATTTCCTCATTTGGGCAATGGAGTTCACGTCTCAGTTCGCCATAGCAATGAACCAGACCAACCTGGTGGAATGATTGTCAGTGCTGCTTCGTCTCTGTGGCTCCCTCTATCATGCGAGATcctgtttaatttttttggaaatgtGAAAACGCGAATTCAG TGGGACGTGGTCTCAGATGGAAAACCAGTGCAAGAGATTGTGCATGTCCCTTGTGGAACTAATCCAGGAAATTGTATATCTATTATCCAG CCGTTCTTTCCCACCGAGAACAGCATGCTGATGCTTCAGGAGAGCTGCATAGATCCTTTGGGATCGCTTGTAGTCCATGCCCCCATTGACTTATCAGCAATCAAGTCAGCCATGCATGGGGAGGACTCTGCAAGCATACCAATTCTTCCATCAGGCTTTGTTATCTCTGGTGATGGCCGTCCCGATCAAGGAAGCATGGGAACTTCATCAAGCTCAAGCATCCCAAGGTCCGGTGGTTCAATTCTTACAGTGGCTTTCCAGATTCTGGTTTGTGACCAAGACCAGGTGAGTTTGGAGTCTGTGGATACGGTAACTTCCCTTGTCACCTCTACCATCCAGAAAATGAAGGCTGCCCTCAATTGCTCCGATGTGTAG
- the LOC127803840 gene encoding homeobox-leucine zipper protein ROC8-like isoform X8: MLFVQGRHTKFLLTLETGGSVFCFGPANLIFRFFKECPHPDENQRRQLGRELGLEPKQIKFWFQNKRTQTKAQNERADNSSLRVENEKIHCENLAIGEALRNVLCPTCRGPPFGEEERQLNLQKLKIENSQLKKEYERVSQLVANYLGKSAEQIPSLSHSLNFQAEGFAVQGIQGSLSLNLGIGKSNSTMQYPLNASLDWEKSLMIETAISAMDELLRLLRVNEPLWIKSPMDGGYVLHRDSYDKLFPRSNQFKSSTAWIESSKDSGVVPMSGRHLLDMFLDAVHPDITCFKCIIFCTRNEFVCLIALFLQNKWVDIFPTIVTKARTIEVLDTRILGDQGGVLQLMYEQMHILSPLVVPREFYFLRYCQEVEPCMWVMVDISCDFFREDPRTSPPQSWKLPSGCMIEDKSNGCCEVTWVEHVEVDDQSQTHYLYRDLICGGSAFGAQRWIFTLQRMSERLACSTGSLSHELAGVIDMPEGRRSVMDLSHRMVKNFWGMLSMSGKLEFPHLGNGVHVSVRHSNEPDQPGGMIVSAASSLWLPLSCEILFNFFGNVKTRIQWDVVSDGKPVQEIVHVPCGTNPGNCISIIQPFFPTENSMLMLQESCIDPLGSLVVHAPIDLSAIKSAMHGEDSASIPILPSGFVISGDGRPDQGSMGTSSSSSIPRSGGSILTVAFQILVCDQDQVSLESVDTVTSLVTSTIQKMKAALNCSDV; encoded by the exons AT GCTATTTGTTCAGGGTCGTCACACGAAGTTTCTCTTAACTCTGGAAACTGGAGGATCTGTTTTCTGTTTCGGCCCTGCAAATTTAATTTTCAg GTTCTTCAAGGAATGTCCCCATCCCGATGAAAACCAGCGGCGTCAACTGGGTAGAGAACTGGGTCTTGAGCCTAAGCAGATAAAATTTTGGTTCCAAAACAAGAGGACTCAGACAAAG GCTCAGAATGAGAGAGCTGATAACAGCAGTCTGAGAGTGGAGAACGAGAAAATCCATTGTGAGAACCTTGCAATTGGTGAGGCTCTCAGAAATGTGCTGTGCCCAACTTGTCGGGGTCCCCCCtttggggaagaagaaagaCAGCTTAATCTTCAGAAGCTAAAGATAGAAAATTCCCAGTTAAAAAAAGAG TACGAGAGAGTATCCCAACTTGTTGCCAATTACCTAGGGAAGTCTGCTGAGCAAATTCCTTCATTATCACACTCGTTAAACTTTCAGGCTGAAGGATTTGCAGTTCAAGGGATACAGGGAAGTCTTTCTCTAAACCTTGGTATTGGAAAATCAAATTCCACCATGCAATACCCATTAAATGCAAGCCTTGATTGGGAAAAATCACTCATGATTGAGACTGCAATTAGTGCTATGGATGAATTGCTCAGGCTTTTGCGAGTTAATGAACCCTTGTGGATCAAGTCCCCAATGGATGGGGGATATGTACTTCATCGTGATAGCTATGACAAGCTTTTTCCTAGGTCTAATCAATTTAAAAGTTCTACAGCCTGGATAGAGTCATCGAAAGATTCGGGTGTGGTGCCAATGAGTGGAAGACACTTGCTTGACATGTTTCTGGATGCGGTTCACCCTGATATCACATgctttaaatgtataattttctgTACTAGAAATGAATTTGTGTGCCTAATTGCTTTGTTTCTGCAGAATAAATGGGTGGATATTTTCCCTACGATAGTTACAAAAGCAAGGACAATTGAAGTACTTGATACCAGAATTCTTGGAGATCAAGGTGGTGTTTTGCAGCTG ATGTATGAACAAATGCATATCTTGTCGCCTCTTGTGGTACCTCGAGAGTTCTACTTCCTCCGATATTGTCAAGAAGTAGAGCCATGCATGTGGGTTATGGTTGATATTTCATGTGATTTCTTCAGAGAGGACCCTCGTACATCTCCTCCCCAATCATGGAAGCTTCCTTCTGGTTGCATGATTGAAGATAAGTCCAATGGATGCTGTGAA GTGACATGGGTGGAACATGTAGAAGTGGATGATCAATCTCAAACCCATTACCTGTATAGAGATTTAATATGTGGGGGATCAGCATTTGGAGCTCAACGATGGATTTTTACTCTTCAGAGGATGTCTGAGAGATTGGCATGCTCAACAGGGTCACTTAGTCATGAACTTGCAGGGG TGATTGATATGCCTGAAGGAAGGAGAAGCGTAATGGATCTTTCCCACAGAATGGTCAAGAATTTTTGGGGAATGTTGAGCATGTCAGGTAAACTAGAATTTCCTCATTTGGGCAATGGAGTTCACGTCTCAGTTCGCCATAGCAATGAACCAGACCAACCTGGTGGAATGATTGTCAGTGCTGCTTCGTCTCTGTGGCTCCCTCTATCATGCGAGATcctgtttaatttttttggaaatgtGAAAACGCGAATTCAG TGGGACGTGGTCTCAGATGGAAAACCAGTGCAAGAGATTGTGCATGTCCCTTGTGGAACTAATCCAGGAAATTGTATATCTATTATCCAG CCGTTCTTTCCCACCGAGAACAGCATGCTGATGCTTCAGGAGAGCTGCATAGATCCTTTGGGATCGCTTGTAGTCCATGCCCCCATTGACTTATCAGCAATCAAGTCAGCCATGCATGGGGAGGACTCTGCAAGCATACCAATTCTTCCATCAGGCTTTGTTATCTCTGGTGATGGCCGTCCCGATCAAGGAAGCATGGGAACTTCATCAAGCTCAAGCATCCCAAGGTCCGGTGGTTCAATTCTTACAGTGGCTTTCCAGATTCTGGTTTGTGACCAAGACCAGGTGAGTTTGGAGTCTGTGGATACGGTAACTTCCCTTGTCACCTCTACCATCCAGAAAATGAAGGCTGCCCTCAATTGCTCCGATGTGTAG
- the LOC127803840 gene encoding homeobox-leucine zipper protein ROC8-like isoform X9 yields MLLTNSPKHASLKNFCKFMQLLFWFFKECPHPDENQRRQLGRELGLEPKQIKFWFQNKRTQTKAQNERADNSSLRVENEKIHCENLAIGEALRNVLCPTCRGPPFGEEERQLNLQKLKIENSQLKKEYERVSQLVANYLGKSAEQIPSLSHSLNFQAEGFAVQGIQGSLSLNLGIGKSNSTMQYPLNASLDWEKSLMIETAISAMDELLRLLRVNEPLWIKSPMDGGYVLHRDSYDKLFPRSNQFKSSTAWIESSKDSGVVPMSGRHLLDMFLDAVHPDITCFKCIIFCTRNEFVCLIALFLQNKWVDIFPTIVTKARTIEVLDTRILGDQGGVLQLMYEQMHILSPLVVPREFYFLRYCQEVEPCMWVMVDISCDFFREDPRTSPPQSWKLPSGCMIEDKSNGCCEVTWVEHVEVDDQSQTHYLYRDLICGGSAFGAQRWIFTLQRMSERLACSTGSLSHELAGVIDMPEGRRSVMDLSHRMVKNFWGMLSMSGKLEFPHLGNGVHVSVRHSNEPDQPGGMIVSAASSLWLPLSCEILFNFFGNVKTRIQWDVVSDGKPVQEIVHVPCGTNPGNCISIIQPFFPTENSMLMLQESCIDPLGSLVVHAPIDLSAIKSAMHGEDSASIPILPSGFVISGDGRPDQGSMGTSSSSSIPRSGGSILTVAFQILVCDQDQVSLESVDTVTSLVTSTIQKMKAALNCSDV; encoded by the exons ATGTTGTTGACAAACTCTCCTAAACATGCATCTCTGAAGAACTTCTGCAAATTCATGCAATTATTATTTTG GTTCTTCAAGGAATGTCCCCATCCCGATGAAAACCAGCGGCGTCAACTGGGTAGAGAACTGGGTCTTGAGCCTAAGCAGATAAAATTTTGGTTCCAAAACAAGAGGACTCAGACAAAG GCTCAGAATGAGAGAGCTGATAACAGCAGTCTGAGAGTGGAGAACGAGAAAATCCATTGTGAGAACCTTGCAATTGGTGAGGCTCTCAGAAATGTGCTGTGCCCAACTTGTCGGGGTCCCCCCtttggggaagaagaaagaCAGCTTAATCTTCAGAAGCTAAAGATAGAAAATTCCCAGTTAAAAAAAGAG TACGAGAGAGTATCCCAACTTGTTGCCAATTACCTAGGGAAGTCTGCTGAGCAAATTCCTTCATTATCACACTCGTTAAACTTTCAGGCTGAAGGATTTGCAGTTCAAGGGATACAGGGAAGTCTTTCTCTAAACCTTGGTATTGGAAAATCAAATTCCACCATGCAATACCCATTAAATGCAAGCCTTGATTGGGAAAAATCACTCATGATTGAGACTGCAATTAGTGCTATGGATGAATTGCTCAGGCTTTTGCGAGTTAATGAACCCTTGTGGATCAAGTCCCCAATGGATGGGGGATATGTACTTCATCGTGATAGCTATGACAAGCTTTTTCCTAGGTCTAATCAATTTAAAAGTTCTACAGCCTGGATAGAGTCATCGAAAGATTCGGGTGTGGTGCCAATGAGTGGAAGACACTTGCTTGACATGTTTCTGGATGCGGTTCACCCTGATATCACATgctttaaatgtataattttctgTACTAGAAATGAATTTGTGTGCCTAATTGCTTTGTTTCTGCAGAATAAATGGGTGGATATTTTCCCTACGATAGTTACAAAAGCAAGGACAATTGAAGTACTTGATACCAGAATTCTTGGAGATCAAGGTGGTGTTTTGCAGCTG ATGTATGAACAAATGCATATCTTGTCGCCTCTTGTGGTACCTCGAGAGTTCTACTTCCTCCGATATTGTCAAGAAGTAGAGCCATGCATGTGGGTTATGGTTGATATTTCATGTGATTTCTTCAGAGAGGACCCTCGTACATCTCCTCCCCAATCATGGAAGCTTCCTTCTGGTTGCATGATTGAAGATAAGTCCAATGGATGCTGTGAA GTGACATGGGTGGAACATGTAGAAGTGGATGATCAATCTCAAACCCATTACCTGTATAGAGATTTAATATGTGGGGGATCAGCATTTGGAGCTCAACGATGGATTTTTACTCTTCAGAGGATGTCTGAGAGATTGGCATGCTCAACAGGGTCACTTAGTCATGAACTTGCAGGGG TGATTGATATGCCTGAAGGAAGGAGAAGCGTAATGGATCTTTCCCACAGAATGGTCAAGAATTTTTGGGGAATGTTGAGCATGTCAGGTAAACTAGAATTTCCTCATTTGGGCAATGGAGTTCACGTCTCAGTTCGCCATAGCAATGAACCAGACCAACCTGGTGGAATGATTGTCAGTGCTGCTTCGTCTCTGTGGCTCCCTCTATCATGCGAGATcctgtttaatttttttggaaatgtGAAAACGCGAATTCAG TGGGACGTGGTCTCAGATGGAAAACCAGTGCAAGAGATTGTGCATGTCCCTTGTGGAACTAATCCAGGAAATTGTATATCTATTATCCAG CCGTTCTTTCCCACCGAGAACAGCATGCTGATGCTTCAGGAGAGCTGCATAGATCCTTTGGGATCGCTTGTAGTCCATGCCCCCATTGACTTATCAGCAATCAAGTCAGCCATGCATGGGGAGGACTCTGCAAGCATACCAATTCTTCCATCAGGCTTTGTTATCTCTGGTGATGGCCGTCCCGATCAAGGAAGCATGGGAACTTCATCAAGCTCAAGCATCCCAAGGTCCGGTGGTTCAATTCTTACAGTGGCTTTCCAGATTCTGGTTTGTGACCAAGACCAGGTGAGTTTGGAGTCTGTGGATACGGTAACTTCCCTTGTCACCTCTACCATCCAGAAAATGAAGGCTGCCCTCAATTGCTCCGATGTGTAG
- the LOC127803840 gene encoding homeobox-leucine zipper protein ROC8-like isoform X2 — protein MILTFDYPSCALIDSVPFDRKKSPRLTFYRAPPVSRLTVSFAVHAICSGSSHEVSLNSGNWRICFLFRPCKFNFQVPPVSWNEFFKECPHPDENQRRQLGRELGLEPKQIKFWFQNKRTQTKAQNERADNSSLRVENEKIHCENLAIGEALRNVLCPTCRGPPFGEEERQLNLQKLKIENSQLKKEYERVSQLVANYLGKSAEQIPSLSHSLNFQAEGFAVQGIQGSLSLNLGIGKSNSTMQYPLNASLDWEKSLMIETAISAMDELLRLLRVNEPLWIKSPMDGGYVLHRDSYDKLFPRSNQFKSSTAWIESSKDSGVVPMSGRHLLDMFLDAVHPDITCFKCIIFCTRNEFVCLIALFLQNKWVDIFPTIVTKARTIEVLDTRILGDQGGVLQLMYEQMHILSPLVVPREFYFLRYCQEVEPCMWVMVDISCDFFREDPRTSPPQSWKLPSGCMIEDKSNGCCEVTWVEHVEVDDQSQTHYLYRDLICGGSAFGAQRWIFTLQRMSERLACSTGSLSHELAGVIDMPEGRRSVMDLSHRMVKNFWGMLSMSGKLEFPHLGNGVHVSVRHSNEPDQPGGMIVSAASSLWLPLSCEILFNFFGNVKTRIQWDVVSDGKPVQEIVHVPCGTNPGNCISIIQPFFPTENSMLMLQESCIDPLGSLVVHAPIDLSAIKSAMHGEDSASIPILPSGFVISGDGRPDQGSMGTSSSSSIPRSGGSILTVAFQILVCDQDQVSLESVDTVTSLVTSTIQKMKAALNCSDV, from the exons ATGATTCTAACATTTGACTATCCAAGCTGTGCTTTGATCGATTCGGTGCCTTTTGATCGTAAAAAATCTCCACGACTGACGTTTTATAGGGCTCCTCCAGTCTCCAGATTAACGGTATCTTTTGCTGTGCAT GCTATTTGTTCAGGGTCGTCACACGAAGTTTCTCTTAACTCTGGAAACTGGAGGATCTGTTTTCTGTTTCGGCCCTGCAAATTTAATTTTCAg GTGCCTCCGGTTAGTTGGAACGA GTTCTTCAAGGAATGTCCCCATCCCGATGAAAACCAGCGGCGTCAACTGGGTAGAGAACTGGGTCTTGAGCCTAAGCAGATAAAATTTTGGTTCCAAAACAAGAGGACTCAGACAAAG GCTCAGAATGAGAGAGCTGATAACAGCAGTCTGAGAGTGGAGAACGAGAAAATCCATTGTGAGAACCTTGCAATTGGTGAGGCTCTCAGAAATGTGCTGTGCCCAACTTGTCGGGGTCCCCCCtttggggaagaagaaagaCAGCTTAATCTTCAGAAGCTAAAGATAGAAAATTCCCAGTTAAAAAAAGAG TACGAGAGAGTATCCCAACTTGTTGCCAATTACCTAGGGAAGTCTGCTGAGCAAATTCCTTCATTATCACACTCGTTAAACTTTCAGGCTGAAGGATTTGCAGTTCAAGGGATACAGGGAAGTCTTTCTCTAAACCTTGGTATTGGAAAATCAAATTCCACCATGCAATACCCATTAAATGCAAGCCTTGATTGGGAAAAATCACTCATGATTGAGACTGCAATTAGTGCTATGGATGAATTGCTCAGGCTTTTGCGAGTTAATGAACCCTTGTGGATCAAGTCCCCAATGGATGGGGGATATGTACTTCATCGTGATAGCTATGACAAGCTTTTTCCTAGGTCTAATCAATTTAAAAGTTCTACAGCCTGGATAGAGTCATCGAAAGATTCGGGTGTGGTGCCAATGAGTGGAAGACACTTGCTTGACATGTTTCTGGATGCGGTTCACCCTGATATCACATgctttaaatgtataattttctgTACTAGAAATGAATTTGTGTGCCTAATTGCTTTGTTTCTGCAGAATAAATGGGTGGATATTTTCCCTACGATAGTTACAAAAGCAAGGACAATTGAAGTACTTGATACCAGAATTCTTGGAGATCAAGGTGGTGTTTTGCAGCTG ATGTATGAACAAATGCATATCTTGTCGCCTCTTGTGGTACCTCGAGAGTTCTACTTCCTCCGATATTGTCAAGAAGTAGAGCCATGCATGTGGGTTATGGTTGATATTTCATGTGATTTCTTCAGAGAGGACCCTCGTACATCTCCTCCCCAATCATGGAAGCTTCCTTCTGGTTGCATGATTGAAGATAAGTCCAATGGATGCTGTGAA GTGACATGGGTGGAACATGTAGAAGTGGATGATCAATCTCAAACCCATTACCTGTATAGAGATTTAATATGTGGGGGATCAGCATTTGGAGCTCAACGATGGATTTTTACTCTTCAGAGGATGTCTGAGAGATTGGCATGCTCAACAGGGTCACTTAGTCATGAACTTGCAGGGG TGATTGATATGCCTGAAGGAAGGAGAAGCGTAATGGATCTTTCCCACAGAATGGTCAAGAATTTTTGGGGAATGTTGAGCATGTCAGGTAAACTAGAATTTCCTCATTTGGGCAATGGAGTTCACGTCTCAGTTCGCCATAGCAATGAACCAGACCAACCTGGTGGAATGATTGTCAGTGCTGCTTCGTCTCTGTGGCTCCCTCTATCATGCGAGATcctgtttaatttttttggaaatgtGAAAACGCGAATTCAG TGGGACGTGGTCTCAGATGGAAAACCAGTGCAAGAGATTGTGCATGTCCCTTGTGGAACTAATCCAGGAAATTGTATATCTATTATCCAG CCGTTCTTTCCCACCGAGAACAGCATGCTGATGCTTCAGGAGAGCTGCATAGATCCTTTGGGATCGCTTGTAGTCCATGCCCCCATTGACTTATCAGCAATCAAGTCAGCCATGCATGGGGAGGACTCTGCAAGCATACCAATTCTTCCATCAGGCTTTGTTATCTCTGGTGATGGCCGTCCCGATCAAGGAAGCATGGGAACTTCATCAAGCTCAAGCATCCCAAGGTCCGGTGGTTCAATTCTTACAGTGGCTTTCCAGATTCTGGTTTGTGACCAAGACCAGGTGAGTTTGGAGTCTGTGGATACGGTAACTTCCCTTGTCACCTCTACCATCCAGAAAATGAAGGCTGCCCTCAATTGCTCCGATGTGTAG